GAATTTCTCGAAGATATTTTTTCCGGTGATGTGTTCCAGCTTACCAAAACGGGACGACAGCAGCGGCACGATCATAAAGGAAGACAACAAGCTGAGCATGGTAGAGATCATCACCACCACACAGAACTCACGCAGGATCTTCGATACCAGCTCGTTGGTCAGGGAGATCGGCAGGAACACCACCACAATTACCAGGGTAATGGAGGTAACGGTGAAGCCTATCTCTTTCACACCATCAAATGCTGCACGGACACGGTTTTTGCCCATCTCCATGTGACGGTAAATATTCTCCAGCACCACAATGGCGTCATCCACCAGGATACCTACCACCAGCGACAGGCCCAGCAATGACATGAGGTTGAGGGAGAAGCCCATCAGTTTCATGCCAATAAACGTAGCGATCAAAGACGCCGGAATGGAGATCATAACGAATATGGCACTACGAATACTGTGCAGGAACAACAGCATCACCACGGCCACCAGGATTACCGCCAGCACCAGGTCATGTATCACGGAGTCGGCAGATTCCAGCGTAAAGTCGGAAGAGTCGTTGGCCACCAGTATCTTGAGGCCATTGGCCGCGTAGTCTTTCTCTACCTGTGCGATAGCCTTCTTCATTTCCTCACTCACCGTTACCGCGTTGGCGTCGGTTTGTTTCTGTACCTGGAGGGCAATCGCGTTTACACCGTCTACCCGGGCGATACGCTCTGCATCTTTTTGGGCGTCCTGTACGTCGGCCACGTCCTGCAGGCGGATCTGGCTGCCTTCGGCGGTGGTTTTCAGTACGAGGTTACGCAGCTGGTCCACGTTTTTATATTTACCGGCCAAACGGATCAGGATCTGTTCATTGGCTGTTTTCACCTTACCGGTAGGGAAGTCCATGTTGGCATTGGTAACCGCCTGGCGTACCTGTAGGATAGACATGTTATAAGCCTGCAGTTTGTCGGGGATTACGTTTACCTGTATTTCACGTTCCTGGCCACCGATCAGCGAAACCTGCGCCACGCCTGGCAGGCGGGACAACAGTGGTTGCAGTTTCTTGTCTACCAGGTCATAGAACTTTTTATCATCCATTTTAGCGGTGGCAGACAACGTCATGATCGGCAGGTCATCAAGCGAAAACTTATTGAGGGATGGTGGTTTCGCATCGCCCGGAAGGTCGGCCAGGATGGCGTTTACCTTACGTTGCGCATCCTGGAGCGCGATGTCCACATTCGCATCGTTATTCAGCTCTACGGTGATCACGGAAAGGCTCTCAGAAGATTTGGAAGTGATCTTCTTGATTTTTTCCATGGAAGCGATCGCATCTTCTATCTTTTTAGTGATGGTACTTTCCACTTCATTGGGCGAAGCACCGGGGTATACCGTCGCAATGGTGACGATCGGGGAGCTGAACTTGGGCAACAGCTCATAGTTCAGCGATTTATAACTCATGACGCCCAGCAGCGTAAGGATGGTGAACACCACCACCACGATCGTGGGCCTTTTTATGGAAACTTCAGTAATCTTCATGTTGCAAGAATTGGTTCACGCTTATTTATTGCCACCCTGTACTACTACTGGTGTACCATCTGTAAGGTTGATCTGTCCGCTGGTGATCACGGTATCGCCTTCGTTGAGGCCTCCCCGTATTTCCACCTGGTCACCGATGATCTGGCCGGCTGTCACTTTGCGTTTTTTAGCCACTTTACCTTCCATCACATATACCTCGTTGCTGTTCACACCACCGATGAAGGCCGTGCGGGCAATGAATATGGTTTTAGCTGCAGTAGGCGTTTCAAAGTGGGCAGTACCGTACATGCCTGCTTTCAGTTCTTTGCCTGCCACGTTGCCGACTTCCATTTCAACCGGGTAGTTGAGGGAGTTGTCGCCTTTCGCAGCGATGAAGGTGATAGTGCCTTCATAGCTGGCTTCGGGGAACACATTGGAAGTCACTTTTACTTTCTGTCCTTTCTTCAGGGTGACTACCTGCGCTTCCGGTACGGCTACGGCCAGTTTCAGCCGGGACACGTCCACAATGTCAAACATTTTATTACCGGGGGAGAGATAGGCGCCCTGTTCCACATATTTTTTGTTGATAACACCGGAGATAGGCGCTTTCACGTAAGTATCGCTGACACGACGGCTGGACGCTTCATATCTGGTTTTAGCGATGTCATACTGCAGTTTCACATCATCTACCTGTTTCTGGGTAACGCCACCGGTTTTAAAAGCGGCTTCATATCTTTCTTTATCCACCCTGAGCTGATCGAGGTTGGCTTTTGCAGAAGAGAGGTCTGTGTTTACGATCTCAGCGTCAATGTAGGCGATGGCCTGGCCTTGTTTTACCACGCTGCCTTCATCTACCAGCAGACGGGTAATACGGCCGGAGGTTTCGGCGAGGTAAGACAGTTCACGGATAGGAGCGAAGTTGCCATTGGCCAGGAAACCCTGGGAGAAATCGTTGGTGGATACCCGTTGTATCAGTACGGGCACATCGCCGCTATTACTTTCTTTTACAAACGCTGTTTTAGCTTCATTGGCTTTTTTATTGGCGTTAAGCTTCCACATGATCAGCACCACTGCACCTACTGTTACCAAGCCCCAGATAATAAACTTTTTCATCTGCAATAATTTGTGTGTTTATATCCGCCACAGTTGCGGTCTATCGTTTTATTCGTTGTATTGGTTTTAGTTAAGCAGTTCTTTCAGGACACCTTTGCTTTTGATGATATCCAGTTCTGCCATTTTATATTGAAGCAGTGCTTCGTTGTAGCTGTTTTGCGCATCCGTGAGGGATGTTTCTGCGTTGAGCAGGTCTGTCAGGCTGGCGAGACCGAGTTTGTAGTTATTCTGGGTAGAAT
The Chitinophaga varians genome window above contains:
- a CDS encoding efflux RND transporter periplasmic adaptor subunit — translated: MKKFIIWGLVTVGAVVLIMWKLNANKKANEAKTAFVKESNSGDVPVLIQRVSTNDFSQGFLANGNFAPIRELSYLAETSGRITRLLVDEGSVVKQGQAIAYIDAEIVNTDLSSAKANLDQLRVDKERYEAAFKTGGVTQKQVDDVKLQYDIAKTRYEASSRRVSDTYVKAPISGVINKKYVEQGAYLSPGNKMFDIVDVSRLKLAVAVPEAQVVTLKKGQKVKVTSNVFPEASYEGTITFIAAKGDNSLNYPVEMEVGNVAGKELKAGMYGTAHFETPTAAKTIFIARTAFIGGVNSNEVYVMEGKVAKKRKVTAGQIIGDQVEIRGGLNEGDTVITSGQINLTDGTPVVVQGGNK